One Bradyrhizobium sp. ISRA464 genomic window carries:
- a CDS encoding polysaccharide deacetylase family protein: protein MEFAYFSGVRWLRERAAGGAGVILRFERVRPARSGRFQPRKSQEITPGFLDRAISALKRWNYDIVGIDEACRRAVAVPERRRFACLTFDGATKDFITHAYPVLARHGVPFALYLPTAFPDGVGEAWWLALEDIIARQSRISLMIDGRERHFEVRSVSDKHELFDFLFDWMRRLPTSDLSYAIHDLVKRYSVDIGRLSRSASLEWEDLAKLADDPNVTFGSAAVNYPVLSNLKDADARREMAMGKAVAESAFRREIRHFAFPFGDRESFRGPHVVMAQEAGFASAVSTVPGIVEARGRSNLHALPRLSWDGRLRSLRMMRVLLSGVMFAPVQPTRSAQGVIA, encoded by the coding sequence ATGGAGTTCGCCTATTTCAGCGGCGTCCGCTGGCTGAGAGAGCGCGCCGCCGGCGGCGCTGGCGTGATCCTGCGCTTCGAACGGGTCCGCCCCGCAAGGTCGGGGCGGTTTCAGCCTCGGAAATCACAGGAGATCACGCCAGGGTTTCTGGATCGCGCAATCAGCGCGTTGAAGCGCTGGAACTACGACATCGTCGGGATCGACGAGGCCTGCCGCCGCGCCGTCGCGGTGCCCGAACGGCGACGCTTTGCCTGCCTGACGTTCGACGGCGCCACCAAGGATTTCATCACGCATGCCTATCCGGTGCTGGCCAGGCACGGCGTTCCCTTCGCATTGTACCTGCCGACGGCCTTTCCCGATGGCGTCGGGGAGGCCTGGTGGCTGGCGCTCGAGGACATCATCGCGCGGCAGAGCCGCATCAGCCTGATGATCGACGGAAGAGAGCGGCACTTCGAGGTTCGGAGCGTGTCGGACAAACACGAGCTGTTCGATTTCCTGTTCGACTGGATGCGCAGGCTGCCGACGTCCGACCTGTCCTATGCAATCCATGATCTCGTCAAGCGCTATTCGGTCGACATCGGACGATTGTCGCGCAGCGCGTCGCTCGAGTGGGAAGATCTGGCGAAGCTTGCGGACGATCCGAATGTGACGTTCGGCAGCGCCGCCGTGAATTATCCGGTGCTGTCGAACCTCAAAGACGCCGACGCGCGGCGCGAGATGGCGATGGGAAAGGCGGTGGCGGAGAGCGCGTTCCGGCGCGAGATCAGGCATTTCGCGTTTCCCTTCGGGGATCGCGAGTCCTTTCGCGGCCCCCATGTGGTAATGGCGCAAGAGGCCGGCTTTGCCAGCGCCGTGTCGACAGTGCCGGGTATCGTCGAGGCGCGGGGGCGCAGCAACCTTCACGCGTTGCCGCGCCTCTCCTGGGACGGACGCCTGCGCTCGTTGCGGATGATGCGGGTGCTGCTGTCGGGCGTCATGTTCGCGCCGGTGCAGCCGACGCGGAGCGCGCAAGGTGTCATCGCCTAA
- a CDS encoding class I SAM-dependent methyltransferase has protein sequence MERQFGRQAFGADPAGYHNARPAYPEWVYETLSSRCALRRNTATFEIGAGTGKATRRLLELGADPLTVIEPDPRLADFLRNDNADVALRVIVAPFEDAELEEQAFDLGVSATSFHWLDGEKALAKIVRLLRPGGWWVAVWNVFGDDSQPDPFHEATTQLLKGPTGPSISEGGKPFALDTAARLAALQHAGGFHIVDHSTSRWPLVLDAEQTVALYSTYSNISARLDRERVLAELGRIARDQFAGRVVRNMTTSLYIARRAQ, from the coding sequence TTGGAACGGCAGTTCGGTCGGCAGGCGTTCGGCGCCGATCCCGCGGGCTATCACAACGCGCGTCCCGCCTATCCGGAGTGGGTCTATGAAACGCTCAGCTCGCGCTGCGCTCTGCGGCGAAACACGGCCACTTTCGAGATCGGTGCAGGCACCGGCAAGGCGACCCGCCGCCTGCTTGAGCTCGGCGCCGATCCATTGACGGTCATCGAGCCCGATCCGCGGCTCGCCGATTTCCTGCGCAACGACAATGCGGACGTAGCGTTGCGGGTCATCGTCGCCCCGTTTGAGGACGCTGAGCTCGAGGAGCAGGCTTTCGACCTGGGCGTCAGCGCCACCTCCTTTCACTGGCTCGACGGGGAGAAGGCGCTCGCGAAGATCGTCAGGCTGCTTCGGCCTGGCGGCTGGTGGGTGGCGGTCTGGAATGTGTTTGGCGACGACAGCCAGCCCGATCCGTTTCACGAGGCCACAACGCAATTGCTGAAGGGCCCGACCGGTCCTTCGATCAGTGAGGGCGGCAAGCCCTTTGCGCTCGATACCGCCGCCCGTCTGGCTGCCTTGCAGCACGCGGGCGGCTTCCACATCGTGGATCACAGCACCAGTCGTTGGCCGCTGGTCCTCGATGCCGAGCAAACGGTGGCGCTGTATTCGACCTACTCGAACATCTCGGCGCGTCTGGATCGGGAACGCGTCCTGGCCGAGCTCGGACGCATCGCCCGCGATCAGTTCGCGGGACGGGTGGTCAGAAACATGACGACCAGCCTCTACATCGCGCGCCGGGCGCAATGA
- a CDS encoding DUF2842 domain-containing protein: protein MAIRTRKLLGTIALLILVLVWSLLGMTVAQTPWLANSGLLQAIFYVVAGLGWVLPAMPIVAWMSRPDRAPN from the coding sequence ATGGCCATACGTACCCGCAAACTGCTCGGAACCATCGCCCTGCTCATCCTGGTCCTGGTGTGGTCGCTGCTCGGCATGACAGTCGCCCAGACGCCGTGGCTCGCCAATTCGGGGCTATTGCAGGCAATCTTCTACGTGGTCGCAGGGCTCGGCTGGGTGTTGCCGGCGATGCCAATCGTCGCCTGGATGTCGCGGCCCGACCGCGCCCCCAACTGA
- a CDS encoding COX15/CtaA family protein — MAGISANKAQLRAVRVWLFSVAALIALMVLVGGATRLTESGLSIVEWKPVTGALPPLTDAQWTQAFEGYKTIPQYRELNAGMTLQEFKTIFWWEWSHRLLGRVIGAAYLLPFLYFLWRGVVSGELGRRLWLIFGLGGLQGAVGWWMVASGLSRRVEVSQYRLATHLVLALLIFAAIVWTLRRLTDRPPVIAAAVRLKITSAVLLVLTFVQLYFGALVAGLRAGRVYNTWPDIDGGFIPSADRLWFETPWWRNLFDNTLTVQFEHRMTAYLLFALAIAHAIDAVRSRAGRPVIAGAWWLVAAITVQATLGILTLLHQVPIDLALTHQAVAIVVLTLAVLQAERLAARRTERDQPKLVPAGHVGQPG, encoded by the coding sequence ATGGCCGGTATTTCCGCAAACAAGGCGCAGCTTCGGGCCGTCAGGGTGTGGCTGTTTTCAGTCGCCGCGCTGATCGCGCTGATGGTTCTGGTCGGTGGCGCCACGCGGCTGACCGAGTCAGGCCTGTCGATCGTGGAATGGAAGCCGGTCACCGGCGCGCTGCCGCCGCTGACGGATGCGCAGTGGACGCAGGCCTTCGAGGGCTACAAGACCATTCCGCAATACCGCGAGCTCAACGCCGGAATGACGCTCCAGGAATTCAAGACGATCTTCTGGTGGGAGTGGAGCCACCGGTTGCTCGGCCGCGTGATCGGCGCCGCCTATCTGCTGCCGTTCCTGTACTTCCTGTGGCGCGGTGTGGTGAGCGGCGAGCTGGGGCGGCGGCTGTGGCTGATCTTCGGCCTCGGCGGGCTGCAGGGCGCGGTCGGCTGGTGGATGGTGGCCTCCGGCCTGTCGCGGCGCGTCGAGGTGTCGCAGTATCGGCTGGCGACGCATTTGGTGCTAGCGCTCCTGATCTTCGCCGCGATCGTCTGGACGCTGCGGCGATTGACGGACCGTCCGCCCGTGATCGCAGCAGCCGTCAGGTTGAAGATCACGAGCGCGGTGCTGCTCGTGCTGACCTTCGTGCAGCTCTATTTCGGCGCGCTGGTTGCGGGCCTGCGCGCGGGCAGGGTCTACAACACCTGGCCCGACATCGACGGAGGCTTCATCCCGTCGGCTGATCGGCTGTGGTTCGAGACGCCGTGGTGGCGCAATCTGTTCGACAACACGCTGACGGTGCAGTTCGAGCACCGCATGACGGCCTATCTGTTGTTTGCACTGGCGATTGCCCACGCGATCGATGCCGTGCGCTCGCGTGCCGGACGTCCGGTGATCGCCGGCGCCTGGTGGCTGGTGGCTGCCATCACCGTGCAGGCGACGCTCGGCATCCTGACGCTGCTGCATCAGGTGCCGATCGATCTGGCGCTGACGCACCAAGCGGTAGCGATCGTGGTGCTGACGCTCGCCGTGCTGCAGGCCGAGCGGCTCGCCGCGCGGCGGACCGAGCGGGATCAGCCGAAGCTCGTTCCCGCCGGCCACGTCGGCCAGCCTGGCTGA
- the nadC gene encoding carboxylating nicotinate-nucleotide diphosphorylase, with the protein MTLDPVLPLMYEPIVRTALLEDLGRAGDITANAIVPISQQARLVMRARQTGVVAGLDVARCAFQMVSPAIELRAERPDGSAVEPDQVIAIIDGPARSLLTAERTALNFLCHLSGVASATATLVKAVKGTRAQIVCTRKTMPGLRTLEKYAVRAGGGGNHRFGLDDAVLIKDNHVALAGGIRPAVERAKANVGHLVKIEVEVDTLSQLEEALGLGVDAVLLDNMTVDRLRQAVEMARGKAITEASGRITAATAPDIAATGVDLISVGWVTHSSPALDIGLDYLS; encoded by the coding sequence ATGACCCTCGATCCTGTCTTGCCGCTGATGTACGAGCCGATCGTGCGGACCGCCCTGCTGGAAGATCTCGGACGCGCCGGCGACATCACCGCCAATGCGATCGTGCCGATCAGCCAGCAGGCCCGGCTGGTGATGCGCGCACGGCAGACCGGCGTGGTCGCCGGGCTCGACGTCGCCCGTTGTGCCTTCCAGATGGTGTCACCCGCAATCGAGCTTCGCGCCGAGCGCCCGGACGGCAGCGCGGTCGAGCCCGACCAGGTGATCGCGATCATCGACGGCCCGGCGCGCAGCCTGCTGACCGCGGAGCGAACCGCGCTGAATTTTCTCTGCCATCTGAGCGGCGTTGCGAGCGCAACCGCGACCCTCGTCAAGGCTGTCAAGGGCACGCGCGCGCAGATCGTCTGCACCCGAAAGACCATGCCGGGGCTGCGCACGCTGGAGAAATACGCCGTCCGCGCCGGCGGCGGCGGCAACCATCGCTTCGGGCTCGACGATGCAGTGCTGATCAAGGATAACCACGTCGCGCTCGCCGGCGGCATCCGCCCCGCGGTCGAGCGGGCGAAGGCGAATGTCGGCCATCTCGTCAAGATCGAGGTCGAGGTCGATACGCTGTCGCAGCTTGAAGAGGCGCTGGGGCTTGGCGTTGATGCCGTGCTGCTCGACAACATGACGGTCGATCGGCTCCGCCAGGCGGTGGAGATGGCGCGCGGCAAGGCGATCACCGAAGCCTCCGGCCGCATCACCGCGGCCACCGCGCCCGATATCGCCGCAACCGGTGTCGACCTGATTTCGGTCGGCTGGGTGACCCATAGCTCGCCCGCACTCGATATCGGGCTCGACTATCTGTCGTGA
- a CDS encoding L-aspartate oxidase, whose product MSTDISDLTGRPVIIGGGAAGLMTALELAPEPVVLLSKSPLGAEASSMWAQGGLAAAVGEDDTPALHLADTIAAGAGLCDEAAAARIVEAGPAAVERLAGLGVAFDRRPDGGWRLGLEAAHGRNRVVHATGDGTGREIMRALIAAVRRTPSITLLEGVEARRLLVEDNAVRGVLASRDGGWFILSTNRVVIATGGIGGLFADSTNPSGCFGHGLALAAHAGATLSDLEFVQFHPTAFDGPSRPMPLLTEAIRGDGAVLIDENGQRFMADQPGAELAPRDIVARAVWRHRANGHRTFLDARKNPGADFARRYPVISAFCKMAGINPAEDPIPIRPAVHYHMGGIAVDGEGRSTVQGLWACGEAARTGLHGANRLASNSLMEAIVCARWVAESIDGMSAGPRAMLRAEAAPPPADPSAVRPILTHGLGVLRDHDGIEHAIHSLYPLARSQGAASDAALVGLMIAVAAIGREESRGGHFRTDFPDSAASAVPSSLTRTEALAAAREIVESIPTVRSAQS is encoded by the coding sequence ATGAGCACTGACATCTCCGATCTGACCGGCCGCCCCGTCATCATCGGTGGCGGCGCCGCCGGGCTGATGACCGCGCTTGAACTCGCACCCGAGCCGGTCGTGCTGCTGTCGAAATCGCCGCTGGGTGCCGAAGCCTCCAGCATGTGGGCGCAGGGCGGACTTGCCGCGGCCGTCGGCGAGGATGACACCCCTGCCCTCCATCTCGCCGATACCATCGCGGCCGGCGCCGGGCTGTGCGACGAAGCTGCCGCAGCCCGGATCGTCGAGGCCGGGCCGGCGGCTGTGGAACGGCTCGCGGGGCTCGGTGTCGCCTTCGATCGCCGGCCCGACGGAGGCTGGCGGCTCGGGCTGGAAGCCGCCCATGGCCGCAACCGCGTCGTGCACGCCACCGGCGATGGCACCGGGCGCGAGATCATGCGCGCCTTGATCGCGGCGGTCCGGCGCACGCCGTCGATCACGCTGCTGGAAGGCGTTGAGGCGCGCCGGCTCCTTGTCGAGGACAATGCGGTCCGGGGCGTCCTCGCGTCGCGCGACGGCGGCTGGTTCATCCTCTCCACCAATCGCGTCGTGATCGCGACCGGGGGCATCGGCGGGCTGTTCGCCGACAGCACCAATCCGAGCGGATGTTTCGGCCACGGGCTTGCGCTCGCAGCGCACGCCGGCGCGACACTCTCCGACCTCGAATTCGTCCAGTTTCATCCCACCGCCTTCGACGGGCCGTCCCGCCCGATGCCGCTGTTGACCGAAGCCATCCGCGGCGACGGCGCGGTGCTGATCGACGAGAACGGGCAGCGCTTCATGGCGGATCAACCCGGCGCCGAGCTCGCACCGCGCGATATCGTCGCGCGCGCGGTGTGGCGTCACCGCGCCAACGGACATCGCACCTTTCTCGACGCGCGCAAAAATCCGGGCGCAGATTTCGCGCGACGCTATCCCGTGATCAGCGCATTCTGCAAGATGGCCGGTATCAATCCGGCCGAGGATCCGATTCCGATCCGTCCGGCGGTTCACTATCACATGGGCGGCATCGCCGTTGACGGCGAAGGACGCAGCACGGTGCAAGGCCTGTGGGCCTGCGGCGAGGCGGCTCGGACCGGATTGCATGGCGCAAACCGGCTGGCGAGCAACTCGCTGATGGAGGCGATCGTCTGTGCGAGATGGGTCGCCGAGAGCATCGACGGCATGAGTGCAGGTCCGCGGGCCATGCTGCGCGCCGAAGCAGCGCCGCCTCCGGCCGATCCCTCGGCCGTGCGTCCGATCCTGACGCATGGGCTTGGCGTGTTGCGCGACCACGATGGGATCGAACATGCGATCCACAGCCTCTATCCGCTCGCGCGCAGCCAGGGTGCGGCGTCCGACGCGGCCTTGGTCGGATTGATGATCGCGGTCGCCGCCATCGGGCGCGAGGAAAGCCGCGGCGGCCATTTCCGTACCGATTTTCCGGACAGCGCTGCCTCGGCCGTACCGTCATCCCTCACCCGCACCGAAGCGCTCGCCGCGGCGCGCGAGATCGTCGAATCCATCCCAACCGTCAGGAGCGCCCAATCATGA
- the nadA gene encoding quinolinate synthase NadA yields MASPDTALLARTAPLYERVKRVIPPFEWATFAEDVDAILDLKRRRNAVVLAHNYQTPEIFHGVADIVGDSLLLAREATKVDADVIVLAGVHFMAETAKLLNPEKTVLIPDLAAGCSLADSITAQDVRLMRARYPDAPVVAYVNTSTAVKAESDICCTSGNALKVVESLGAERIIMLPDEYLAQNIAKQTTKKIIAWKGHCEVHELFTADDVHQLREDHPDITILAHPECPPEVVAAADYSGSTAAMSSFVETKRPPRVVLLTECSMSDNIAAQHPDVEFVRPCNLCPHMKRITLKNIRHALETNQHEVTIGPGIADRARLSVERMLAL; encoded by the coding sequence ATGGCGTCCCCCGATACCGCACTCCTCGCCCGCACAGCCCCGCTCTATGAGCGCGTCAAACGCGTCATCCCACCCTTCGAATGGGCCACCTTCGCCGAGGACGTCGACGCGATCCTCGACCTGAAGCGCCGCCGCAACGCGGTGGTGCTGGCGCACAACTATCAGACGCCCGAGATCTTCCACGGCGTCGCCGATATTGTCGGCGACAGCCTCCTGCTCGCGCGCGAAGCCACCAAGGTCGATGCCGACGTCATCGTGCTGGCCGGCGTGCACTTCATGGCCGAGACGGCGAAGCTGCTGAATCCCGAAAAAACTGTGCTGATCCCCGATCTCGCGGCCGGCTGCTCGCTCGCGGATTCCATCACGGCGCAGGACGTGCGGCTGATGCGCGCGCGCTATCCAGACGCGCCCGTTGTCGCCTATGTCAACACGTCGACCGCGGTCAAGGCGGAGTCCGACATCTGTTGCACCTCTGGCAACGCGCTGAAGGTCGTGGAATCGCTTGGTGCCGAGCGCATCATCATGCTGCCGGATGAATATCTGGCGCAGAACATCGCCAAGCAAACCACGAAGAAGATTATCGCCTGGAAGGGCCATTGCGAGGTGCATGAGCTCTTCACCGCCGACGACGTGCACCAGCTCCGCGAAGATCATCCGGACATCACCATCCTGGCACATCCGGAATGCCCGCCGGAGGTCGTCGCCGCAGCAGACTATTCCGGCTCGACGGCCGCAATGTCATCGTTCGTCGAAACCAAACGCCCGCCACGCGTCGTGCTGCTGACGGAATGCTCGATGAGCGACAACATCGCGGCCCAGCACCCCGATGTCGAATTCGTCCGCCCCTGCAATCTCTGTCCACACATGAAGCGGATCACGCTGAAGAACATCCGTCACGCGCTGGAAACCAATCAGCACGAGGTCACGATCGGCCCCGGGATCGCCGACCGCGCGCGGCTGAGCGTCGAAAGGATGCTGGCGCTATGA
- a CDS encoding O-acetylhomoserine aminocarboxypropyltransferase, protein MTDRLPGFSTLAVHAGAQPDPTTGARATPIYQTTSFVFNDADHAASLFGLQAFGNIYTRIGNPTNAVLEERVAALEGGTAALAVASGHAAQVVVLQQLMKPGDEVIAARKLYGGSINQFNHAFKAFGWNVAWADPDDVASFERAVTPHTKAIFIESIANPAGSITDIEAIAAIARNAGVPLIVDNTLASPYLIKPIDHGADIVVHSATKFLGGHGNSLGGIIVDAGTFDWSKDNKYPMLSEPRPEYHGIRIQETFGNFAFAIACRVLGLRDLGPALSPFNAFMILTGIETLPLRMQKHCDNAKAVAEFLSGHPAVSAVNYAGLPGDRYNQLQRKYSPKGAGAVFTFSLKGGYDAGVNLVSNLKLFSHLANVGDTRSLVIHPASTTHSQLDDAAKVRSGAAPEVVRLSIGIEDKEDLIADLDQALSA, encoded by the coding sequence ATGACCGATCGCCTTCCGGGATTTTCCACCCTCGCCGTGCATGCCGGTGCACAGCCCGATCCCACCACCGGCGCGCGGGCGACGCCGATCTATCAGACCACGTCGTTCGTCTTCAACGACGCCGACCACGCCGCCTCGTTGTTCGGCCTGCAGGCGTTCGGCAACATCTATACCCGCATCGGCAACCCGACCAATGCGGTGCTGGAAGAGCGCGTCGCCGCGCTCGAGGGCGGCACCGCGGCGCTCGCGGTGGCCTCCGGCCATGCGGCGCAGGTCGTCGTGCTGCAGCAGCTCATGAAGCCGGGTGACGAGGTCATCGCGGCGCGCAAGCTTTATGGCGGCTCGATCAACCAGTTCAACCATGCGTTCAAGGCGTTCGGCTGGAACGTGGCCTGGGCCGATCCCGACGATGTCGCAAGCTTCGAGCGCGCGGTGACGCCGCACACCAAGGCGATCTTCATCGAGTCGATCGCCAACCCTGCCGGCAGCATCACCGACATCGAGGCGATCGCGGCCATCGCGCGCAACGCGGGCGTGCCGCTGATCGTCGACAACACGCTAGCCTCGCCCTACCTGATCAAGCCGATCGATCACGGCGCTGATATCGTCGTGCATTCGGCGACGAAATTCCTCGGCGGCCACGGCAATTCGCTCGGCGGCATCATCGTCGATGCCGGCACCTTCGACTGGTCGAAGGACAACAAATATCCGATGCTGAGCGAGCCGCGCCCGGAATATCACGGCATCAGGATCCAGGAGACGTTCGGCAATTTCGCCTTCGCGATCGCCTGCCGCGTGCTCGGCCTGCGCGACCTCGGGCCGGCGTTGTCACCGTTCAACGCTTTCATGATCCTGACCGGCATCGAGACGCTGCCGCTGCGCATGCAGAAGCACTGCGACAATGCCAAGGCGGTGGCGGAGTTCCTCTCCGGCCATCCGGCGGTTTCGGCGGTCAACTACGCCGGCCTGCCCGGCGACAGATACAACCAGCTGCAGCGCAAGTATTCACCGAAGGGCGCGGGTGCGGTGTTCACCTTCAGCCTCAAGGGCGGCTACGACGCGGGCGTCAATCTGGTGTCGAACCTGAAGCTGTTCTCGCATCTCGCCAATGTCGGCGACACCCGCTCGCTGGTGATCCACCCGGCCTCCACGACCCACAGCCAGCTCGACGATGCCGCCAAGGTGAGGTCCGGCGCGGCGCCGGAGGTGGTGCGGCTCTCGATCGGCATCGAGGACAAGGAAGACCTGATTGCAGACCTCGACCAGGCTCTGAGCGCCTGA